The Syntrophobotulus glycolicus DSM 8271 DNA window GAGTATCTTATGGACAATTCCAAGCGTTTTCAGATATTTCAGAGTTGGTCAAAACCTAGTGTTAAGTGATTATTCTGTTCCTTTGTATTTTTTTTAGCTTCCCCGCAATGAGTACTCCGATGATAATGAAAGCTAAAAAGATGAATTGCAAAGATGGATAAGGAGCCAACAGGCTTTTCACGAATGATTCGTGTGTGATCATGGTCCCGGCAGTATGAGCAATGACGGCCGAGCCGATGTAAATGATCAAAGGGAAATGCTCAATAAGTCTGATCACTATTGTACTTCCGAAAACAATGAGGGGAATGCTGATCAGCAAGCCGAGGACCACGACCATGAAATTGTTTTGAGCCGTACCGGCAATTGCCAGGATATTGTCCAATCCCATAGCGAAATCAGCAACAATAATTGTGATGATGGCTGTTTTGAAGTCCGTGCATTCCTTGGCCTCGTGATCTTTTTTCTCATCAGTCAGAAGTTTATAGGCCATCCAGATCAATACAAGCCCCCCTGCCAGCTGGAGACCGGGAATACGCAACAGAAATACAACAAGAAAAGTGGCTAAGATACGGATCGCAATAGCCCCTGCCGTTCCCCAGAAAATCACTTTTTTCTGTATTTGCTTGGGAAGATTCCGGGCGGCAAGACCAATGACAATGGCATTATCTCCTCCAAGCACCAAGTCAATCAGGATAACGGACAGAACAGCCGAAACAATACCGGGAACCATAAAGTCCATTTCGAAACTCCTTCCAATAGAAAAAATAAAAAAACCCTTCACCAATGAATTGGACAAAAGGTCTTGCTTACAACGAAAGCGTTGCCAACAAAGCCGAGGATCTTACGAGCCCGTGATGACGACTTTGCTGTAGTAGCTACTCCCCTAATACAAATGTTAGAAATTAATCTTACGATAAAAATTATAATTCAAATCAGACAGGACGTCAACAAATATTTCTTTTCTGAAGCATTGTTTTGATTTTACATCACTCTAATTTCAAGTATACTTATAGATAGTATTGAATTAGAAGGATGAGAGAAGATTATCCGGCTAAGCTTGTACTTAATTCAGCGTGATGGAAAGGGGACCATTATTCAAATGAAACTATGGGGCGGACGTTTTGAGAAAGAAACAAGCGCTTTGGTCGAGGATTTTCACTCGTCTATTTCCTTTGACCAGAGAATGTATAAACAGGATATCAAGGGTAGTATTGCCCATGCCCGGATGTTGGGGGATAAGGAGATTATCAGGCCGGAAGAAGCTAAACAAATTATTGAGGGCTTAGAGAATATCCTGAAAGAGATTGAGAGCGGCCAGGTGCAATTTGAAATCGGGGCTGAAGATATTCACATGAATATCGAAAAACTTCTGACAGAAAAAATTGGTTCGGCCGGAAAAAAACTGCATACGGGACGCAGCCGCAATGACCAGGTGGCAGTAGATTTCAGATTGTACATAAGGGAAGAGACCGATGCGATAAAGGATTTGCTGGGACAATTAATATCGGCCTTATTAGATATTGCGGAAGAACACGTGAAAACCTGGATGCCGGGCTATACACATCTCCAGAAGGCTCAGCCGATAACCTTGGCCCATCATCTTCTGGCCTATGTTCAGATGTTTCTGCGTGATATGGGCAGGATAGAAGATACCCGCAAGAGGCTGAATGTTTCCCCGCTCGGTTCCGGAGCTCTGGCGGCAACCACTTTTTCCCTGGACAGAGAAGCCGTGGCGGTGGAGCTTGGTTTTGCCGGAGTGACGTTGAACAGCCTGGACGGAGTAAGCGACAGGGACTTCGCTTTGGAGTTTCTCGGTGCGGCCTCGATTATCATGATGCATCTCAGTCGTTTGTGTGAAGAAATCATTATTTGGTCCAGTGGAGAATTTGGTTTTATTGTGTTGGATGATGGGTTTTCTACGGGTTCCAGTATCATGCCTCAAAAGAAGAATCCGGATGTGGCAGAGCTGATGAGAGGAAAGACAGGACGGGTATACGGCGATCTCGTCGCTTTACTGACTGTGATGAAAGGGCTGCCCCTCGCATACAATAAAGACATGCAGGAAGATAAAGAAAGTGTTTTCGACGCCATTGATACAGTGAAGAAATCCTTGATCGTGATGGAACCGATGCTGAGGACAATGCAAGTCCAAAAAGAAAAGATGTATTTAGAAGCTAAAGCAGGGTTCACCAATGCAACAGATCTCGCGGATTATCTGGCAAAAAAGAATGTGCCTTTCCGGGAAGCTCATGAGATAGTTGGAAGGCTGGTTCTGGAATGTACCCGGAGGGGATGCGGTTTGGAGGATTTAAGCATCGAGGAGCTGCGCGAAGTGTCGGGGGTTTTTGATCCTGATCTTTATGAAGCGATCAGAATTGAGACCTGTGTAAATTCGCGTAGGATAACAGGAGGTCCGGCACCGGAAACAGCTTTGGAAGCGATAGGGCTATGCCGGAGAATTTTGCAGGCTAAAGTTTAAAAAAGATGAAAAAAGGCGAGATTTTAATCTTTTTTAAAAATAATGACAAAAATGTAATGATAAGATAACAATAAGAAGATTTGAAAATAAAAAGAATAATTAATGGATAATTATTATGTTTGGTGAAAAATATTTGTTTTATTTAACGAAAAAGCTTTATGCCAACAAAAAATTTACAAAGATTTAACGATAAAATGCAATCAAAATTAAAAAATGTGGATAAGCTTGTGGATACTGTGGATTAACAGCTAAAGAATGATAGGAATTTTACAAATCTATGCTAAAATATCCTAAATAATAATGTTAGGCGGGTGAAAAACGGTTGAGAATAGGCCTTGATATCGATGGAGTTGTAGCGGACAGCTTTCCGGTATTTTTAAGGGAGCTGAATAAGCATTTTGACAAAAAATTAGAAAAAATTGACAATTATGATATGGCAAAATTATATGGTGTTGACTGGGAAGTGATGAGCAAATTTTTTGACGACCATATGGAATTTCTGTTCAGTGAACCAATGCCGATGCCGGGGGCCGTGGAGGGAATAACCGAGCTGATGGACAAAGGGAATGAAATTATTTATGTTACGGCCCGGAACCCGGGGGGGGAAGAAGAAGCCACCATTAAATGGATGAATCAAAAAAGCATTCCCTATGACAAAGTTATTTTCATGGGGAATGCCTGCAAGACATCGGCAGTCAAAGAATATGAACTGGATGTTTTTGTGGAGGACCATTCAGGCAATGCGTTAAAAATTTTTAATTCCGGTATTGGTGTTTTCCTGTTTGATGCTCCATATAACAGAATTCAGCTGCCTTCAGGGATTACACGCTGTTATAATTGGACTGAGCTAACAAAAGAGATTACCACACTCAAATAATAAGGACGATAATTCTTTCAGGATTTAAGAGATAAGAACTTGGCCAACCTTATAAATATCCCCGGCACCCAAAGTGATCACTAAATCCCCTTCTTGAAGGGTTTGCCCCAGATAGGAGCTTATTTCATCAAGAGTAGGGAAATATTTTGTGTCAATCCCTTTTTGGTTAATCAGAGTTGCTAAATTGGACGAGGAAACCGTACTGTCGCAAGTCTTATTTTCTCGCGCCGAAGAAAAAATATCAGCTAAAACCACCTCATCAGCCAGGGAAAAGGCTTCGGAAAATTCATAAAGAAGCTTTTCTGTCCGGCTAAAGGTATGAGGCTGAAAAACTGCCCTTATCCTCCGGTCAGGAAAGCAGAGCCGC harbors:
- a CDS encoding TerC family protein, whose amino-acid sequence is MDFMVPGIVSAVLSVILIDLVLGGDNAIVIGLAARNLPKQIQKKVIFWGTAGAIAIRILATFLVVFLLRIPGLQLAGGLVLIWMAYKLLTDEKKDHEAKECTDFKTAIITIIVADFAMGLDNILAIAGTAQNNFMVVVLGLLISIPLIVFGSTIVIRLIEHFPLIIYIGSAVIAHTAGTMITHESFVKSLLAPYPSLQFIFLAFIIIGVLIAGKLKKIQRNRIIT
- the argH gene encoding argininosuccinate lyase; the protein is MKLWGGRFEKETSALVEDFHSSISFDQRMYKQDIKGSIAHARMLGDKEIIRPEEAKQIIEGLENILKEIESGQVQFEIGAEDIHMNIEKLLTEKIGSAGKKLHTGRSRNDQVAVDFRLYIREETDAIKDLLGQLISALLDIAEEHVKTWMPGYTHLQKAQPITLAHHLLAYVQMFLRDMGRIEDTRKRLNVSPLGSGALAATTFSLDREAVAVELGFAGVTLNSLDGVSDRDFALEFLGAASIIMMHLSRLCEEIIIWSSGEFGFIVLDDGFSTGSSIMPQKKNPDVAELMRGKTGRVYGDLVALLTVMKGLPLAYNKDMQEDKESVFDAIDTVKKSLIVMEPMLRTMQVQKEKMYLEAKAGFTNATDLADYLAKKNVPFREAHEIVGRLVLECTRRGCGLEDLSIEELREVSGVFDPDLYEAIRIETCVNSRRITGGPAPETALEAIGLCRRILQAKV
- a CDS encoding 5' nucleotidase, NT5C type, which produces MRIGLDIDGVVADSFPVFLRELNKHFDKKLEKIDNYDMAKLYGVDWEVMSKFFDDHMEFLFSEPMPMPGAVEGITELMDKGNEIIYVTARNPGGEEEATIKWMNQKSIPYDKVIFMGNACKTSAVKEYELDVFVEDHSGNALKIFNSGIGVFLFDAPYNRIQLPSGITRCYNWTELTKEITTLK